The Streptomyces avermitilis MA-4680 = NBRC 14893 genome contains a region encoding:
- a CDS encoding amidohydrolase family protein, with amino-acid sequence MIETPSLVDQYCHGVLRTELGLGTFEAHLARTEGPPAPGTTLFDTQTGFAVRRWCPPLLGLEPHCPPARYLARRRELGVLESGRRLLRGSGITTYLVDTGLPGDLTGPGEMASAGAADAHEIVRLELLAEQVADTSGTVESFLANLAESVHGTAADAVAFTSVAGVRHGLALAPEPPGPGEVRGAAGRWLAGRRVGGPLSDPVLLRHLLWIAVASGRPLQLHSGLGEPGLRIDRTDPVLLTDFVRATAGLGTDLVLLHGYPYHRHAAHLAGVFPHVYADLGAALVRTGAGAAAVLSEILELAPFGKILFSSGAHGLPELHVVGAHLFRAALARVLGAWVAEGAWSLADAQRVAGLIAAGNARRVYGVE; translated from the coding sequence ATGATCGAAACGCCGTCCCTGGTGGACCAGTACTGCCACGGCGTACTGCGTACGGAGCTGGGTCTCGGCACCTTCGAGGCCCACCTCGCCCGTACCGAGGGCCCGCCCGCCCCCGGCACCACCCTGTTCGACACCCAGACGGGTTTCGCGGTACGCCGCTGGTGTCCGCCGCTGCTCGGTCTGGAGCCGCACTGCCCGCCGGCCCGCTATCTGGCCCGACGCCGTGAACTCGGCGTTCTGGAATCGGGCCGCAGGCTGCTGCGCGGCAGCGGCATCACCACGTATCTCGTCGACACCGGGCTGCCCGGCGATCTCACCGGACCCGGCGAGATGGCCTCGGCCGGGGCCGCCGACGCGCACGAGATCGTCCGCCTCGAACTGCTCGCCGAACAGGTCGCCGACACCTCCGGCACCGTCGAGTCGTTTCTCGCCAATCTCGCCGAGTCCGTCCACGGGACCGCCGCCGACGCCGTGGCGTTCACCTCGGTCGCGGGCGTACGGCACGGACTGGCGCTCGCGCCCGAGCCGCCGGGGCCGGGGGAGGTGCGGGGCGCGGCGGGGCGCTGGCTCGCGGGCCGGAGGGTCGGCGGCCCGCTGTCGGACCCGGTCCTGCTGAGGCATCTGCTGTGGATCGCGGTGGCCTCGGGCCGGCCCCTGCAACTGCACTCCGGGCTCGGCGAACCAGGGCTGCGCATCGACCGCACCGACCCGGTCCTGCTCACCGACTTCGTCCGGGCCACCGCCGGGCTCGGCACGGACCTCGTCCTGCTGCACGGCTATCCGTACCACCGGCACGCGGCACATCTGGCCGGCGTCTTCCCGCATGTGTACGCGGACCTGGGCGCGGCGCTGGTGCGGACGGGGGCGGGGGCGGCGGCCGTGCTCTCGGAGATCCTGGAGCTGGCGCCCTTCGGCAAGATTCTCTTCTCCAGCGGGGCACATGGTCTGCCGGAACTCCATGTGGTGGGCGCACATCTCTTCCGTGCGGCGCTCGCACGGGTGCTCGGCGCCTGGGTCGCCGAGGGGGCCTGGTCGCTGGCGGACGCACAGCGGGTGGCAGGGCTCATCGCGGCGGGAAACGCGCGGCGGGTCTACGGGGTGGAGTGA
- a CDS encoding COX15/CtaA family protein — MVRVPNVTRADALAAARNPLALIAERWTPAPRTVRRAALAALVMAVVIVVTGGAVRLTGSGLGCPTWPKCTDDSLTTTSAMGFHGVIEFGNRMLTYVLCAAVGWAIIAARSQKPWRRSLTRLGWAQFWIVMSNAILGGIVVLVGLNPYTVAAHFLLSTALIAVATLMWQRACEGDGAPRPLVGKAVQQLVWFLVTASVLLIAVGTVVTGAGPHAGDSSDVERMPLDWETVSKLHAVLAWIVVTLTFALWFVLKAVDAPKGPLHRTRDLFLILLAQGVIGYVQYFTDLPEALVALHMLGSCLVWIGVLRVLLSLRERPEAVADLPGPSTESALTRA, encoded by the coding sequence ATGGTGCGCGTGCCAAACGTGACCCGTGCCGATGCCCTCGCCGCCGCGCGCAACCCCCTCGCCCTCATCGCCGAACGCTGGACTCCGGCCCCCCGGACGGTTCGGCGCGCGGCCCTCGCCGCGCTCGTCATGGCGGTGGTCATCGTGGTCACCGGCGGTGCCGTGCGGCTGACCGGGTCCGGGCTCGGCTGCCCGACCTGGCCCAAGTGCACCGACGACTCGCTGACCACCACCAGCGCGATGGGCTTCCACGGCGTCATCGAGTTCGGCAACCGCATGCTGACGTACGTGCTGTGCGCGGCGGTCGGCTGGGCGATCATCGCGGCGCGCTCGCAGAAGCCGTGGCGGCGCTCTCTCACCCGGCTTGGCTGGGCGCAGTTCTGGATCGTCATGAGCAACGCGATCCTCGGCGGCATCGTGGTCCTGGTCGGCCTCAACCCCTACACGGTCGCGGCCCACTTCCTGCTCTCCACGGCGCTCATCGCCGTCGCCACGCTCATGTGGCAGCGCGCCTGCGAGGGCGACGGGGCACCGCGCCCGCTGGTCGGCAAGGCCGTCCAGCAGCTGGTGTGGTTCCTGGTCACCGCCTCCGTGCTGCTGATCGCGGTCGGCACGGTGGTCACCGGTGCGGGTCCGCACGCGGGTGACTCGAGCGACGTCGAGCGCATGCCGCTGGACTGGGAGACCGTCAGCAAGCTGCACGCCGTCCTGGCCTGGATCGTGGTGACGCTGACCTTCGCCCTGTGGTTCGTGCTCAAGGCGGTCGACGCCCCCAAGGGCCCGCTGCACCGCACCCGCGACCTGTTCCTGATCCTCCTCGCGCAGGGCGTCATCGGTTACGTCCAGTACTTCACGGACCTCCCCGAGGCCCTGGTCGCCCTGCACATGCTCGGCTCCTGCCTGGTCTGGATCGGCGTGCTCCGGGTGCTGCTGTCGCTGCGCGAACGTCCCGAGGCCGTGGCGGACCTGCCGGGTCCTTCGACGGAGTCGGCGCTCACGCGCGCGTGA
- a CDS encoding heme o synthase, translated as MYVTAVESRPPGVLTTSSSRGQRPFGARVKAFVALTKPRIIELLLITTVPVMFLAEQGVPSLRLVLLTCLGGYLSAGGANALNMYIDRDIDALMERTSQRPLVTGMVSPRECLAFGITLAVVSTLLFGLTVNWLSAWLSLGALLFYVVVYTMILKRRTSQNIVWGGIAGCLPVLIGWSSVTDSMSWAPVILFLVMFFWTPPHYWPLSMKVKDDYARVGVPMLPVVASNKVVARQIVIYSWVMVGVSLLLTPLGYTGWFYTLVALLAGGFWLWEAHGLQNRAKAEVTGGKLKEMRLFHWSITYVSILFVAVAVDPFLR; from the coding sequence CGAATCCCGTCCACCGGGAGTGCTCACCACGAGCAGCAGCCGGGGCCAGCGGCCGTTTGGGGCCCGTGTAAAGGCGTTCGTGGCGCTGACCAAGCCGCGGATCATCGAGCTGTTGCTGATCACCACCGTTCCGGTGATGTTCCTGGCGGAGCAAGGGGTTCCGAGCCTGCGCCTCGTCCTGCTGACCTGCCTCGGCGGCTACCTCTCCGCGGGCGGCGCCAACGCGCTGAACATGTACATCGACCGTGACATCGACGCCCTCATGGAGCGCACCTCGCAGCGGCCGCTGGTGACCGGCATGGTCAGCCCGCGTGAGTGCCTGGCCTTCGGCATCACGCTGGCGGTCGTCTCCACGCTGCTGTTCGGTCTGACCGTCAACTGGCTGTCCGCCTGGCTGTCGCTCGGAGCGCTCCTCTTCTACGTCGTCGTCTACACGATGATCCTCAAACGGCGTACGTCGCAGAACATCGTGTGGGGCGGCATCGCGGGCTGCCTCCCGGTGCTCATCGGCTGGTCCTCGGTCACCGACTCGATGTCCTGGGCGCCGGTCATCCTCTTCCTCGTCATGTTCTTCTGGACGCCGCCGCACTACTGGCCGCTGTCCATGAAGGTGAAGGACGACTACGCGCGCGTGGGCGTGCCGATGCTGCCGGTCGTCGCCTCCAACAAGGTGGTCGCCCGCCAGATCGTGATCTACAGCTGGGTGATGGTCGGCGTCTCGCTGCTGCTCACCCCGCTCGGCTACACGGGCTGGTTCTACACCCTGGTCGCCCTGCTGGCCGGCGGTTTCTGGCTGTGGGAGGCGCACGGGCTGCAGAACCGCGCCAAGGCCGAGGTGACGGGCGGCAAGCTCAAGGAGATGCGCCTGTTCCACTGGTCCATCACCTATGTGTCGATCCTCTTCGTCGCCGTCGCGGTGGACCCCTTCCTCCGCTAG
- a CDS encoding ABC transporter permease, which yields MIAAQAALETKMLLRNGEQLLLTVVIPTLLLVLFSSVDIVDTGKGRSVDFLAPGILALAVMSTAFTGQAIATGFERRYGVLKRLAASPLPRWGLMAAKTASVLVTELLQVILLTAIAFSLGWSPHGNPLAVLLLLILGTAAFSGLGLLMAGTLKAEATLAAANLVFLLLLVGGGVIVPLDKFPDAAQDVLGLLPISALSDGLRDVLQHGAGMPWGDLGILAVWGVVGLAAAGKFFRWE from the coding sequence ATGATCGCGGCGCAGGCGGCGCTGGAGACGAAGATGCTGCTGCGCAACGGCGAGCAGCTGCTGCTGACGGTGGTCATCCCGACGCTGCTGCTGGTCCTCTTCAGCTCGGTGGACATCGTCGACACCGGCAAGGGCAGGTCCGTCGACTTCCTCGCCCCTGGCATCCTCGCCCTCGCCGTGATGTCGACGGCGTTCACGGGCCAGGCGATCGCGACGGGCTTCGAGCGCCGCTACGGGGTCCTCAAGCGCCTCGCCGCCTCCCCCCTCCCCCGCTGGGGCCTGATGGCCGCGAAGACGGCGTCGGTGCTCGTCACAGAGCTCCTCCAGGTGATCCTGCTGACGGCGATCGCCTTCTCCCTGGGCTGGTCACCGCACGGCAACCCGCTGGCCGTCCTGCTGCTGCTGATCCTCGGCACAGCCGCCTTCTCGGGCCTCGGTCTGCTGATGGCGGGCACGCTGAAGGCGGAGGCGACACTCGCGGCGGCGAACCTGGTCTTTCTGCTCCTTCTGGTGGGCGGCGGTGTGATCGTCCCGCTGGACAAGTTCCCGGACGCGGCGCAGGACGTCCTCGGCCTGCTGCCGATCTCGGCCCTTTCGGACGGGCTGCGGGACGTGCTGCAACACGGGGCGGGGATGCCGTGGGGGGATCTGGGGATCCTCGCCGTGTGGGGAGTCGTGGGGCTGGCGGCGGCCGGGAAGTTCTTCCGCTGGGAGTAG
- a CDS encoding nucleotidyltransferase domain-containing protein, whose translation MTDDATARLLDRFLADLRALAPVAVWAHGSLAGGDYQEGRSDLDLIAVLEGPVPLGTVREVARLHRRLRADEALAEKLHCSYLTPDTVAGAERSHLTWAHDRLMKRPVTPVTRRELHAFGLVLHGEPPKDLLPPTPDRELDAFVVRDQKEFWRPAVRKARLWKQSVWVDLGMVTFARATVTLREGRLISKKEALAALPGLGAPADVVEDIGRRRYADPAPPTEEWTARRAELTRAYLGPAIDGLVATYEPLTRA comes from the coding sequence ATGACCGATGACGCCACGGCTCGTCTCCTCGACCGCTTCCTCGCCGATCTGCGCGCCCTCGCCCCGGTCGCCGTGTGGGCGCACGGTTCGCTCGCCGGCGGCGACTACCAGGAGGGCCGCAGCGACCTCGACCTGATCGCAGTCCTGGAGGGTCCGGTCCCGCTCGGCACCGTGCGCGAGGTGGCGCGGCTGCACCGGCGGCTGCGCGCCGACGAGGCGCTCGCCGAGAAGCTGCACTGCAGCTATCTGACGCCGGACACCGTGGCCGGCGCGGAGCGGTCGCATCTCACCTGGGCGCACGACCGCCTGATGAAGCGCCCGGTCACTCCGGTCACCCGCCGGGAACTGCACGCCTTCGGCCTGGTCCTGCACGGCGAACCGCCGAAGGACCTGCTCCCGCCCACCCCGGACCGCGAACTCGACGCCTTCGTCGTACGGGACCAGAAGGAGTTCTGGCGGCCCGCGGTGCGCAAGGCCCGGCTGTGGAAGCAGTCCGTCTGGGTCGACCTGGGGATGGTCACCTTCGCCCGTGCGACCGTCACCCTGCGGGAGGGCCGCCTGATCTCCAAGAAGGAGGCCTTGGCGGCACTTCCCGGACTGGGGGCGCCCGCCGACGTGGTCGAGGACATCGGGCGGCGGAGATACGCGGACCCCGCGCCGCCCACGGAGGAGTGGACGGCACGCCGGGCCGAGCTCACGAGGGCCTACCTGGGCCCCGCCATCGACGGCCTTGTCGCCACCTACGAACCGCTCACGCGCGCGTGA